The proteins below come from a single Crossiella sp. CA-258035 genomic window:
- a CDS encoding TlpA disulfide reductase family protein: MRTILCLLLAALLTACTATPPPAPARGGASALPGPLPPGVTFRPPPPEAGAAPDFTVPLTDGTKVTASTLWRDRPLVVVFFSSWCAKCGTEQRKLTELANTYRDRVAFLGVAARDTEADLRGYLDQHQVPYPVGHDDQQQTVGRSYAVAEPPLLAVIAPGGTLAKGLTSANAVETAVRDLLG, translated from the coding sequence GTGAGAACCATTCTGTGCCTGCTGCTGGCGGCGCTGCTGACCGCCTGCACCGCGACCCCGCCGCCCGCGCCCGCGCGCGGCGGGGCCTCCGCACTGCCCGGCCCGCTGCCGCCGGGAGTCACCTTCCGCCCGCCGCCACCGGAGGCGGGCGCGGCCCCCGACTTCACCGTGCCGCTGACCGACGGCACCAAGGTCACCGCCTCCACGCTGTGGCGGGACCGGCCGCTGGTGGTGGTGTTCTTCAGCTCCTGGTGCGCCAAATGCGGCACTGAGCAGCGCAAACTCACCGAGCTGGCGAACACCTACCGGGACAGGGTGGCCTTCCTCGGGGTCGCGGCCAGGGACACCGAGGCCGACCTGCGCGGCTACCTGGACCAGCACCAGGTGCCCTACCCGGTCGGCCACGACGACCAGCAGCAGACCGTCGGCCGGAGCTACGCCGTGGCCGAGCCGCCGCTGCTGGCCGTCATCGCCCCCGGCGGCACCCTGGCCAAGGGCCTGACCTCGGCGAACGCCGTGGAGACCGCGGTGCGGGACCTGCTGGGCTGA
- a CDS encoding cytochrome P450, whose translation MRLLQAPLTDNSAALLVEGYAWLPDRLREADGAVVRTRLMGQPTLCLTGPEAARFFYDEHNIRRQTAIPGPVQSTLFGHGAVHTLDGAEHRCRKDLFLSVVGPGTAADLVEHTSTAWKQETESWRSGQRIVLFEAAARVLTQGVCRWAGIPLGEAETPAVARDLTAMVDGFATPGPRHWRARRARARQEERLGQLVTQVRAGAAPALPGSALLAVASHRDADGQPLDSRLAAVELLNIIRPTVAVSWFVTFAGHALHRWPQHREPLRAGEPGYATAFAQELRRFYPFAPFLGGRAARDLTWRGERIPAGALVLLDLYGQNHDPRLWPDPYRFDPARFLDRTIGEFELVPQGAGDPRTGHRCPGEAFTLGLLEALTTRLAQADYRVPPQDLRISLRRVPALPASRFVLIPD comes from the coding sequence TGCGCGAGGCCGACGGCGCGGTCGTGCGCACCCGGCTGATGGGGCAGCCCACGCTCTGCCTCACCGGTCCGGAGGCAGCCCGGTTCTTCTACGACGAGCACAACATCCGCAGGCAGACCGCCATCCCGGGACCGGTGCAGAGCACCCTGTTCGGCCACGGCGCGGTGCACACCCTGGACGGGGCGGAGCACCGCTGCCGCAAGGACCTGTTCCTCTCCGTGGTCGGCCCGGGCACCGCAGCCGATCTGGTCGAACACACCAGCACCGCCTGGAAGCAGGAAACGGAATCCTGGCGGAGCGGCCAGCGGATCGTGCTGTTCGAGGCCGCCGCCAGAGTGCTCACCCAGGGCGTCTGCCGCTGGGCCGGGATACCGCTGGGCGAGGCCGAGACCCCCGCTGTGGCCCGCGACCTGACCGCCATGGTCGACGGCTTCGCCACCCCGGGTCCCCGGCACTGGCGGGCCCGGCGCGCCCGCGCCCGCCAGGAGGAACGACTCGGGCAGCTGGTCACCCAGGTCCGCGCGGGCGCGGCGCCCGCGCTGCCCGGCTCCGCGCTGCTGGCCGTGGCGAGCCACCGGGACGCCGACGGTCAGCCGCTGGACTCCCGGCTGGCCGCGGTGGAGCTGCTCAACATCATCCGGCCGACCGTCGCGGTCAGCTGGTTCGTCACCTTCGCCGGGCACGCCCTGCACCGCTGGCCCCAGCACCGGGAACCGCTGCGCGCGGGCGAACCGGGCTACGCCACCGCCTTCGCCCAGGAGCTGCGCCGCTTCTACCCCTTCGCCCCGTTCCTCGGCGGCCGCGCCGCCCGCGACCTGACCTGGCGCGGCGAGCGCATCCCGGCCGGGGCGCTGGTGCTGCTGGACCTCTACGGCCAGAACCACGACCCCCGGCTCTGGCCCGACCCCTACCGGTTCGACCCGGCCCGCTTCCTCGACCGCACGATCGGCGAGTTCGAGCTGGTCCCGCAGGGCGCGGGCGATCCGCGCACCGGCCACCGCTGCCCCGGCGAGGCGTTCACCCTCGGGTTGCTGGAGGCGCTGACAACCCGGCTGGCCCAGGCCGACTACCGGGTGCCGCCCCAGGACCTGCGGATATCGCTGCGCCGGGTGCCCGCGCTGCCCGCCAGCCGGTTCGTGCTGATCCCGGACTGA
- a CDS encoding M6 family metalloprotease domain-containing protein, which produces MQLRRRFRVRRTGALVLAVALSVSVAGTAAAAPAGWGSPVSLAPIDPQQWENPADMTWSDYKKPPGTDWANPARKPTKRMFKGALVLVDYPDQPFAVTQPPKSTVFGNPTQLANNIPRAQVAQFYQDFLNKPGKINNGHTINEYWMEDSGGRFGVDLKAFGAYQLPGKSYEYAMEFQGSGACPAGSSCTKDLRTDAGKAWRDDVGTEVPKGFDFVFFLSAGQDESGTWQEFGPMMFDKKEDVPDSFGPPDPKLPNWAKTRYVEWTSWKAAASIWPNAGGGSSTQAESSGQGVYAHEFSHILGIGDNYNNPFGNPPVRAYSGPWDMLSRGTFNGPGGTHTRWFIPPTAGASMGAQHMLRNKMKLGIVDEAHVLRLDRGTLTGSGLAVATVTARAAQPGPGGLAGINVVMPGGDKAPACSQAKDPLCDGRGYQNYTLEVVGRMGSDSFTPDSGVLLAKTKNADAAPFKWVIDANPQDINLVDYYKPDGTPVKVTVGDPRQLADALLKAGTGSKSIYEYTDTHNRLHFYVLDIKRDAQGVLSYTVAVRSLDGAGPHTRGVKLDNARTGWVGHRGATACSFPLTNTGKASGTPAAHLRSDVYRLKAEVSGAGWQVQLPNALATAKFGEKADVAVNVERTTAKPVEPATVKLTATSEADPSKTATATCTVLS; this is translated from the coding sequence ATGCAGCTACGTCGTCGTTTCCGGGTCAGGCGAACCGGAGCCCTCGTGCTGGCCGTCGCCCTGTCGGTGTCGGTGGCGGGCACGGCCGCCGCCGCGCCGGCCGGGTGGGGCTCGCCGGTGTCCCTCGCGCCGATCGACCCGCAGCAGTGGGAGAACCCCGCTGACATGACGTGGTCGGACTACAAGAAGCCGCCGGGCACCGACTGGGCGAACCCGGCACGCAAGCCGACCAAGCGGATGTTCAAGGGCGCGCTCGTCCTCGTCGACTACCCCGACCAGCCCTTCGCGGTCACCCAGCCGCCGAAGTCCACCGTCTTCGGCAACCCCACCCAGCTGGCCAACAACATCCCGCGCGCCCAGGTCGCGCAGTTCTACCAGGACTTCCTCAACAAGCCCGGCAAGATCAACAACGGGCACACCATCAACGAGTACTGGATGGAGGACTCCGGCGGCCGCTTCGGCGTGGACCTCAAGGCCTTCGGCGCCTACCAGCTGCCCGGCAAGTCCTACGAGTACGCGATGGAGTTCCAGGGCTCCGGCGCCTGCCCGGCCGGGTCCAGCTGCACCAAGGACCTGCGCACCGACGCGGGCAAGGCCTGGCGCGACGACGTCGGCACCGAGGTGCCCAAGGGCTTCGACTTCGTCTTCTTCCTCTCCGCGGGGCAGGACGAGTCGGGCACCTGGCAGGAGTTCGGGCCGATGATGTTCGACAAGAAGGAGGACGTGCCGGACTCCTTCGGCCCGCCCGACCCCAAGCTGCCGAACTGGGCGAAGACCCGCTACGTGGAGTGGACCTCGTGGAAGGCCGCGGCCTCCATCTGGCCCAACGCCGGCGGCGGCTCCTCCACCCAGGCGGAGAGCTCGGGACAGGGCGTGTACGCCCACGAGTTCAGCCACATCCTGGGCATCGGCGACAACTACAACAACCCCTTCGGCAACCCGCCGGTGCGCGCCTACAGCGGACCGTGGGACATGCTCAGCCGCGGCACCTTCAACGGCCCCGGCGGCACCCACACCCGCTGGTTCATCCCGCCGACGGCCGGGGCGTCCATGGGCGCGCAGCACATGCTGCGCAACAAGATGAAGCTCGGCATCGTGGACGAGGCGCACGTGCTGCGGCTGGACCGCGGCACGCTGACCGGCTCCGGCCTCGCGGTGGCCACGGTGACCGCCCGCGCCGCGCAGCCGGGACCGGGCGGGCTGGCCGGGATCAACGTGGTCATGCCCGGCGGGGACAAGGCCCCGGCGTGCAGCCAGGCCAAGGACCCGTTGTGCGACGGCCGCGGCTACCAGAACTACACCCTGGAGGTCGTGGGCCGGATGGGGTCGGACTCCTTCACCCCGGACAGCGGCGTGCTGCTGGCCAAGACGAAGAACGCCGACGCCGCCCCGTTCAAGTGGGTCATCGACGCCAACCCGCAGGACATCAACCTGGTCGACTACTACAAGCCGGACGGCACCCCGGTGAAGGTCACCGTGGGCGACCCGCGCCAGCTGGCCGACGCGCTGCTCAAGGCGGGCACCGGGTCCAAGTCGATCTACGAGTACACCGACACCCACAACCGGCTGCACTTCTACGTGCTCGACATCAAGCGGGACGCCCAGGGCGTGCTCTCCTACACCGTCGCGGTCCGCTCCCTGGACGGCGCTGGCCCGCACACCCGGGGCGTGAAGCTGGACAACGCCCGCACCGGCTGGGTCGGGCACCGCGGCGCCACCGCCTGCTCGTTCCCGCTGACCAACACCGGCAAGGCCAGTGGCACCCCGGCCGCGCACCTGCGCTCGGACGTCTACCGGCTCAAGGCCGAGGTCAGCGGCGCGGGCTGGCAGGTCCAGCTGCCCAACGCCCTCGCGACGGCGAAGTTCGGCGAGAAGGCGGACGTGGCGGTCAACGTGGAGCGCACCACCGCGAAACCGGTCGAGCCCGCCACGGTCAAGCTGACCGCGACCTCGGAGGCCGACCCGAGCAAGACCGCGACGGCGACGTGCACCGTCCTGTCCTGA